Within Xanthomonas oryzae pv. oryzae, the genomic segment ACGTTCAACGATCGCGAGGTGACCGAGCATTGCCCACGCGAGCTGGCTCTTAGAGCGGCTAACACAACGTAGCGAGCAGCTGTCAGGTGGGCGCGGACGGCGCGCACATCAGCGCATAAGCGCATAAGAGAGACAGAAACCGAGCAAGCCTCGCGATCGACGCACGACCCGCCAGCGTGCCACCCAGGCAGCCACGCCATACATCGCGCCATTGCCCAGGAACGGCCCAGCCAATGCGATGGCCGCATCGGCCCAGCCGTGTCCGCTCGAAAAAATCGGCGCAGAGTCGACATTGTCCGACACGTCCCCTAGCAGCAACACGTCGCCCAGGATCGCCGCTCCATAATCGATGCCAAACGGACGCGCCATCCATCCCAGGCACCACGCAGTCACGCTGTGCGCAGAGTCATGGGTCAGATAGGCCGCGGCGCGCGCGGCCAGCGCACGCATTGCCATGGACAGTGCGAACGGCCAATACGATCGCCAGCGATGAACATCGCATCCGTTTTCCAGAGCAGCGATTTGGGCCGGCGGGGACATGGCGATCACTTGCGCCGGAAAGCAACTTCGGCAAGTGCAGTCATCGCGCCGGATATCCTTGCCCGGCGCGCCGATCTCTCACTCAGTCGGCCAGCCGCTCCCACAGGAAACTGTAGGCCAGCGCTGCCATATGCGCAGCCTGCGCGTTATTGGCCGCACCGCCGTGGCCGCCTTCGATGTTCTCGTAGTAGGTCACGTCCTTGCCGGCATCGATCATCTTGGCAGCCATCTTGCGGGCGTGGCCAGGATGCACGCGGTCGTCGCGCGTGGAGGTCAGGAAGATCACCGGTGGGTAGGTCTTCTTCGGGTCGAACAGTTGGTACGGCGAGAAGGTCTGGATGAAATTCCAGTCGTCGGTGTCCGGGTTGCCGTACTCGGCCATCCACGAGGCGCCGGCCAGCAGGTGGCTGTAACGCTTCATGTCCAGCAGTGGCACCTGCACCACCACCGCACCGAACAGTTCCGGATACTGGGTGAGCATGTTGCCGGTCATCAGACCGCCATTGCTGCCGCCCTGCACGCCCAGATGCTTGGTCGAGGTGATCTTGCGCGCAACCAGATCCTTGGCCACCGCGGCCATGTCTTCATATGCCTTGTGGCGGTTCTGCTTGAGGGCGGCCTGGTGCCAGCGCGGGCCGTATTCGCCACCGCCGCGGATATTGGCCACGACGTAGACGCCGCCCTTTTCCAGCCACGCACGACCCAAACCGCCGGAGTAATTGGGCGTCATCGAAATCTCGAACCCGCCGTAGCCGTACAGCAAGGTCGGCGCACTGCCGTCGAGCTTCAGGCTCTTCGGGCGCACCAGGAAATACGGCACGCGCGTGCCGTCCTTGCTGGTGGCAAAGTGCTGCTCGATGGTGTCCTTGCCGGCATCGAAGAACGCCGGCATAGTTTTGAGTTGCTGCGGCGCAGAGCCCACGTCCACCCACGACAACGTGGTGGGAGTCAGATAATCGGTGGCGGTGAGCCACAGCGCATCGCTGTCCTCGCTATCCACCGCGCTGACATCCACCGTGCCGAAGCTCGGTGCACCGACAAACGCGCTCTTTTTCCATCCATCCTGCGAGGGCGTGATCACGCTGAGGCGGTTCTTGACGTCTTCCAGCACGTTCAACACCAGGTGCGACTTGGTCCACGCCACGCCGGCCAGCGAGGTGGTGTCGGTGGGTTCGAACAACACCTCGATGTTGCGCTTGCCGGCCATGAAGTCGTCAAAACGCGTCGCCAGCAGCGAGCCGGGCTTGTAGGTTTTGCCAGCCACCGTCCACGGCTCGCGCAGTTCCAGCGTCAGCCACTGCCGCTTGACCGACTTGCTGGCCGAGTTGGGCACGTCCACCTTGACCAGCTTGCCGTCGGCGCTCTTGAGATACATCTCGTCGTTGTAGAAGGCCAGCGTGCGGCTGACGAAATCGCGCTCGAATCCGGGCGTGTCGTCATGCATCGCCGCGATGTACATATCGGTCGGCTTGCCTTCGTACACCACGCTGGCGGCAGTCAGAGGCGTGCCGCGCTTCCATTGCTTGGCGATGCGCGGGTAGCCGGAGCTGGTCATGCTGCCGGCGCCGAAATCGGTGAACACGTAAACGGTGTCCTGGTCGATCCAGCCCAGCCCGCCCTTCGACTCGGGACGGAAGAAGCCGTCCTTGACCCAGTGCTTGCTTCCCAGATCGAACTCGCGGGTGACATCGGCGTCGGCACCGCCGCGCGACAGCGCAATCAGGCAGCGCTGGTAGTCCGGACGCAGGCAATCGGCACCGTGCCACACCCAGTTTTCGCCTTCGGCCTTGTTGAGTGCATCCAGGTCCAGCACCGTTTCCCACTTGGGCGATGCCTTGCGGTATTCGTCCAGGGTGGTGCGCCGCCACAGGCCGCGCTCGTGCTGCTTATCCTTCCAGAAGTTGTAGTAGAACGCGCCGATCTTCTGAACGCCGGGAATCTTGGCGTTCGAATCGAGGACCTCGCGGATGCTGGTTTCCATCTGCTTGAACGCCGGCGTGGTGGCCAGCCGCGCTTCGGTTTTGGCGTTCTGGGCCTTGACCCAGTCCAACGGCTTGGCGCCGGTGACATCTTCCAGCCAGGCGTAGGGATCGTTGGACACGGCGGTTTCCTCTGCAGAGACGGCGCCAGCGGTGATCAGGCCCGCAACCAGGCAGATCGAGGCGAACTTGGACATGAATGTTTCCGGACAAAGAAATGCCCGGAACGTAGCACAACGCCCCGCCGGCCAACCCTGCCGAAGGTCAGGCTGCACGCGCCTGTATCGCCGTAGGCGAAGCACTGCGGCGGCGCTGTGCCTGCGGGCCACGCCGACGGTGCGCACCACGGCGCGCACCGCGTCCGGCCAGGGCGGGCAAGGCAAACCGGTACAGGCTCCACCACGCCAGCATCGGCATGCCGACCAGCCACAGCGGCAACCAGCCAATCCACTCGCTGGTACCACGCGCAGCCGGCCAGACCAGCACCAGGGCCAACCCGGCCAGGGCGATTTGCCGTACCGGGCGCAGCACGCGCGGGTCGGGACGTTCGGAACGGAAAGAAGGACGATGCGACATGGCGGCACTCCGTGCAGGAAGGATCACAACAGGCCCGCAGGATTGCCGCAGCCCATCTCAGCGGCTGCGACCTTGACGCGGGCCTGTGCGGCGCGCGGTTGAAGCACCATCTCCGGTGCACGCAGGCATTGACGGGATCGCAGCCGCCGACATCCACGCTTGTCGGCGTCCCGGCAACCCGTACGCCAGCGACGACGGAGCCGCCCCGCGCTCCACAACAACCATCCGGTCGCGGCGCTAACGCCTGATCAGCACCCGTCAGCCAGTCCCGACTGCCCGCAAGCCACCACAGCCCCCCCGGCACCGATGCCAGACCCGATCGTTGACGCGAACTTGCCCCCTGCATGCGGTAGTGTGCTGCTCCGACTGTCTCTTTGTGATCTTGCGATGCGCCTGACCGTTACGATCGCTCTCGCTTTTCTGCTCGTCCTCGGCGTGCCCGTGGCGCACGCCGAGGATACGTCCGCCAATGCGCCGGCAGTCGATCTGTCCAAGATCATGGGCACTTGGTACGTGATTGCGCGCATGCCCAACGCGGTCGAGCGTGGACACGTCACCAGCCGCGACGAATACACTTTGGTGGAAAACGGCAAGGTGGCGGTGCGCTATCTGTACCGGGACGGGTTCGGCGAACCGGAAAAAGAAGTCAACGCGCGCGCCTCAGTGGATGCCGACAGCGGCAACCGCGATTGGCGGGTGTGGTTCTACAAGGTGATCCCGGCCAAGCAGCGCATCCTGGAAATCGCCCCCGACGGCTCCTGGATGCTGATCTCCTACCCGGGCCGCGACCTGGCCTGGATCTTCGCGCGCAAGCCGGACATGAGCCGCGACCAGTACCGCATGCTGGTCAACAAGATGCGCGACGACTATTCCATCTACACCGACAAACTCAAGCGCGTGCCGCAGCTGCGCGAGCAGGTGGACCGCCTGGGGTTTGAAGTGCCGAACAAGCGCTGAGCGCGTCGGTCGCATTCGCCAGGCGCCGGATCAGTGGCGCGTTGTCGATCGTCATGCTTGCACGCGCCGCGATTGCAACGCGGCGCAACGCGTCACTGCCGGCTCGGCTCAGTCGTAATTGCTCAACGCCAGCGACAACAACGTCTTGGCCTGCTCGCGCAACGACATGGGTTCGACGATCTCCGCATCCGAGCCGTAGTGCAGCACGTCCATCAGCAGTTCCCGCGAGTTGCTATACGGCAGCTTGAGCTCGTAACGGCCATCGGGCAGAAACCGCCCCTGCTGCTTGGAATGCCAATGTTCGTCGGCCACCCAGCGCGCGGCCTTGGCGCTGAACACGATGGTCGCCCAGCCCTTGGGCGCCCCGGAGAAAATGCCGTAGGTGGCGGCAAGCTGCTCGTCCAATTCGCTGTCGGGCACATCGCGCGGCGCGGCATCGAGCAGGCGCGCATGGTTGATGCGGTCCACCGCAAAGCTGCGCACGCCGTCGCGGCCGTGATCCCAGGCATCCAGATACCAGTTGTCGCGGTAATGGGTGATGCGCTGTGGCGACACGGTGCGCTTGGTCGATTCATCGGTAGAACGCGCACGGTAATCGAAGCTCAGCTGCTTGCGCTCCAGCACGCCGGAGGCCACGGTGCGGAAGCTGGCTTCGTCCAGCTTGCGGCCGCGGTGCGGAATGACCCGCACCCGATCCACCG encodes:
- a CDS encoding prolyl oligopeptidase family serine peptidase, whose product is MSKFASICLVAGLITAGAVSAEETAVSNDPYAWLEDVTGAKPLDWVKAQNAKTEARLATTPAFKQMETSIREVLDSNAKIPGVQKIGAFYYNFWKDKQHERGLWRRTTLDEYRKASPKWETVLDLDALNKAEGENWVWHGADCLRPDYQRCLIALSRGGADADVTREFDLGSKHWVKDGFFRPESKGGLGWIDQDTVYVFTDFGAGSMTSSGYPRIAKQWKRGTPLTAASVVYEGKPTDMYIAAMHDDTPGFERDFVSRTLAFYNDEMYLKSADGKLVKVDVPNSASKSVKRQWLTLELREPWTVAGKTYKPGSLLATRFDDFMAGKRNIEVLFEPTDTTSLAGVAWTKSHLVLNVLEDVKNRLSVITPSQDGWKKSAFVGAPSFGTVDVSAVDSEDSDALWLTATDYLTPTTLSWVDVGSAPQQLKTMPAFFDAGKDTIEQHFATSKDGTRVPYFLVRPKSLKLDGSAPTLLYGYGGFEISMTPNYSGGLGRAWLEKGGVYVVANIRGGGEYGPRWHQAALKQNRHKAYEDMAAVAKDLVARKITSTKHLGVQGGSNGGLMTGNMLTQYPELFGAVVVQVPLLDMKRYSHLLAGASWMAEYGNPDTDDWNFIQTFSPYQLFDPKKTYPPVIFLTSTRDDRVHPGHARKMAAKMIDAGKDVTYYENIEGGHGGAANNAQAAHMAALAYSFLWERLAD
- a CDS encoding lipocalin family protein, yielding MRLTVTIALAFLLVLGVPVAHAEDTSANAPAVDLSKIMGTWYVIARMPNAVERGHVTSRDEYTLVENGKVAVRYLYRDGFGEPEKEVNARASVDADSGNRDWRVWFYKVIPAKQRILEIAPDGSWMLISYPGRDLAWIFARKPDMSRDQYRMLVNKMRDDYSIYTDKLKRVPQLREQVDRLGFEVPNKR
- a CDS encoding helix-turn-helix transcriptional regulator; protein product: MDRYERINSLHRLLKSARYPVTVARLQDELSCSRATVYRDLAFLRDALMAPVEGDGESGFRYLTGESDRFELPGLWLSSEELHALLASQQLLARTGGGVLSSMLAPLQQRIEVLLAAQAGVSQWPVDRVRVIPHRGRKLDEASFRTVASGVLERKQLSFDYRARSTDESTKRTVSPQRITHYRDNWYLDAWDHGRDGVRSFAVDRINHARLLDAAPRDVPDSELDEQLAATYGIFSGAPKGWATIVFSAKAARWVADEHWHSKQQGRFLPDGRYELKLPYSNSRELLMDVLHYGSDAEIVEPMSLREQAKTLLSLALSNYD